A DNA window from Maribellus comscasis contains the following coding sequences:
- a CDS encoding 6-bladed beta-propeller, which yields MKINLKGIFLFTVVVSLYVSCSEKEQSNIVTLEPTETEKLELGTPTQIIKLETSPESLLGSVMKTAVDSENDRIFVLSEGTLFIFNTKGNFITKVKKGKGPEELYDIITFSVDKKKQLIFVNQALANYITIINYNGTVLRNDKLKENFYMLTVEPVNEKYLFLQNNSPLHSNPFFIGKYDLSNDSITQNFIPAKESDYPLLMWPMTNNFVKKENRLFFANSTVFGLYEFKDGQFEKIISYDLGRRKVPPGFSEKFEKRRRMTAFEKAALNNGYVPYMKASFYFNDYNLVILGDEYFSCYAIDEKNKSNVFFNGPISTYLNLPKVKSFKNPCEINEDYLVFAANPTDFFDESSTANKTYVQLGNQKLEIGLEENPFLVIVE from the coding sequence ATGAAAATAAACCTCAAAGGAATCTTTTTATTTACGGTTGTCGTCTCTCTTTATGTTAGCTGTTCGGAAAAGGAACAAAGCAACATCGTTACGCTTGAACCTACAGAAACCGAAAAACTTGAATTAGGAACACCAACACAAATTATAAAACTTGAAACTTCTCCCGAATCGTTACTTGGTTCTGTTATGAAAACTGCTGTTGATAGTGAGAATGACCGGATTTTCGTTTTGTCGGAGGGCACTTTGTTTATTTTTAATACAAAGGGGAACTTTATTACAAAAGTAAAAAAAGGAAAGGGGCCTGAAGAACTGTATGATATTATAACTTTCTCTGTGGATAAAAAAAAGCAATTGATTTTTGTTAATCAGGCTTTGGCTAACTACATTACAATAATTAACTACAACGGGACTGTATTAAGAAATGATAAATTAAAAGAGAATTTTTACATGCTCACAGTTGAGCCCGTTAATGAGAAATATCTTTTTTTACAAAACAACTCTCCTTTACATAGCAATCCCTTTTTTATTGGAAAATATGATTTAAGCAATGATTCGATAACTCAAAACTTTATTCCGGCGAAAGAGAGTGATTATCCATTGTTAATGTGGCCAATGACCAATAACTTTGTCAAAAAAGAAAACCGATTATTTTTTGCAAATTCTACTGTTTTTGGGCTTTATGAATTCAAAGACGGCCAATTTGAAAAAATTATTAGCTACGATTTGGGAAGACGAAAAGTACCGCCAGGATTTTCTGAAAAATTTGAAAAAAGAAGGAGAATGACAGCATTTGAAAAAGCAGCTTTGAATAATGGATATGTCCCTTACATGAAAGCTTCTTTCTATTTTAATGATTATAACCTGGTTATTCTTGGTGATGAATATTTTTCGTGTTATGCTATTGATGAAAAGAATAAAAGTAATGTTTTTTTCAATGGCCCAATTTCCACCTATTTGAATTTGCCAAAGGTAAAATCATTTAAGAATCCCTGTGAAATCAATGAGGACTATCTCGTTTTTGCGGCTAATCCAACCGATTTTTTTGATGAGAGTTCAACCGCAAATAAAACATATGTTCAACTTGGAAATCAGAAGCTGGAAATCGGATTGGAAGAGAATCCGTTTTTAGTAATTGTGGAATAA